A genomic region of Glycine max cultivar Williams 82 chromosome 15, Glycine_max_v4.0, whole genome shotgun sequence contains the following coding sequences:
- the BZIP113 gene encoding E3 ubiquitin-protein ligase CCNB1IP1 homolog isoform X4 — protein sequence MRCNACWREVEGRAISTTCGHLLCTDDANKILSNDGACPICDQVLSKSLMKPVDVNPNDEWVNMAMAGVSPQILMKSAYRSVMFYLGQKELEMQFKMNKIVAQCRQKCEMMQEKFTEKIEQVHTAYQKMAKKCQMMQQEIESLTKDNQELQEKFAEKSRQKRKLDEMYDQLRNEYDSVKRSAIQPADNFYSRNEHDLFSNPPNIMDGREMGRKGPREDVWPARQNSNNSGHFDLSVGSPAKQTVIAGDAGNRRAGAHPVFGPGATNNPSMTLRNLILSPIKRPQLSRNRPQLFT from the exons GCACAGATGATGCCAATAAGATACTCAGCAATGATGGAGCATGTCCTATTTGtgatcaagtcctttcaaagag TCTCATGAAACCCGTGGACGTCAATCCCAATGATGAATGGGTCAAT ATGGCCATGGCAGGGGTATCTCCACAGATAT TGATGAAGAGTGCATATAGAAGTGTGATGTTCTACTTGGGGCAAAAAGAACTGGAGATGCAGTTTAAGATGAACAAGATTGTTGCTCAATGCCGGCAGAAATGTGAGATGATGCAAGAGAAGTTTACAGAAAAAATAGAACAGGTACATACTGCTTACCAAAAGATGGCCAAGAAGTGCCAGATGATGCAACAGGAAATTGAGAGCTTAACCAAGGACAATCAAGAACTTCAGGAAAAATTTGCTGAAAAATCCAG GCAGAAGAGAAAATTGGATGAAATGTATGACCAGCTGAGGAATGAGTATGACTCGGTGAAGCGATCTGCCATACAGCCTGCAGACAACTTTTATTCCAGAAATGAGCATGATTTGTTCTCGAACCCACCTAATATAATGGATGGCAGAGAAATGGGCAGAAAAG GACCAAGAGAGGATGTCTGGCCAGCAAGGCAGAATAGCAACAACTCTGGTCACTTTGATCTGTCCGTCGGCTCACCAGCGAAACAAACAGTCATTGCAGGGGATGCTGGAAACAGAAGGGCTGGTGCTCATCCTGTTTTTGGACCTGGTGCTACTAATAACCCATCCATGACTTTGAGGAACTTAATACTGTCTCCAATAAAGCGGCCTCAGCTCTCACGTAACCGCCCCCAACTATTCACGTGA
- the BZIP113 gene encoding E3 ubiquitin-protein ligase CCNB1IP1 homolog isoform X2 encodes MRCNACWREVEGRAISTTCGHLLCTDDANKILSNDGACPICDQVLSKSLMKPVDVNPNDEWVNMAMAGVSPQILMKSAYRSVMFYLGQKELEMQFKMNKIVAQCRQKCEMMQEKFTEKIEQVHTAYQKMAKKCQMMQQEIESLTKDNQELQEKFAEKSRQKRKLDEMYDQLRNEYDSVKRSAIQPADNFYSRNEHDLFSNPPNIMDGREMGRKGGLVFTPATPGPREDVWPARQNSNNSGHFDLSVGSPAKQTVIAGDAGNRRAGAHPVFGPGATNNPSMTLRNLILSPIKRPQLSRNRPQLFT; translated from the exons GCACAGATGATGCCAATAAGATACTCAGCAATGATGGAGCATGTCCTATTTGtgatcaagtcctttcaaagag TCTCATGAAACCCGTGGACGTCAATCCCAATGATGAATGGGTCAAT ATGGCCATGGCAGGGGTATCTCCACAGATAT TGATGAAGAGTGCATATAGAAGTGTGATGTTCTACTTGGGGCAAAAAGAACTGGAGATGCAGTTTAAGATGAACAAGATTGTTGCTCAATGCCGGCAGAAATGTGAGATGATGCAAGAGAAGTTTACAGAAAAAATAGAACAGGTACATACTGCTTACCAAAAGATGGCCAAGAAGTGCCAGATGATGCAACAGGAAATTGAGAGCTTAACCAAGGACAATCAAGAACTTCAGGAAAAATTTGCTGAAAAATCCAG GCAGAAGAGAAAATTGGATGAAATGTATGACCAGCTGAGGAATGAGTATGACTCGGTGAAGCGATCTGCCATACAGCCTGCAGACAACTTTTATTCCAGAAATGAGCATGATTTGTTCTCGAACCCACCTAATATAATGGATGGCAGAGAAATGGGCAGAAAAG GTGGGCTGGTATTCACTCCTGCCACTCCAGGACCAAGAGAGGATGTCTGGCCAGCAAGGCAGAATAGCAACAACTCTGGTCACTTTGATCTGTCCGTCGGCTCACCAGCGAAACAAACAGTCATTGCAGGGGATGCTGGAAACAGAAGGGCTGGTGCTCATCCTGTTTTTGGACCTGGTGCTACTAATAACCCATCCATGACTTTGAGGAACTTAATACTGTCTCCAATAAAGCGGCCTCAGCTCTCACGTAACCGCCCCCAACTATTCACGTGA
- the BZIP113 gene encoding E3 ubiquitin-protein ligase CCNB1IP1 homolog isoform X3, with amino-acid sequence MRCNACWREVEGRAISTTCGHLLCTDDANKILSNDGACPICDQVLSKSLMKPVDVNPNDEWVNMAMAGVSPQILMKSAYRSVMFYLGQKELEMQFKMNKIVAQCRQKCEMMQEKFTEKIEQVHTAYQKMAKKCQMMQQEIESLTKDNQELQEKFAEKSRQKRKLDEMYDQLRNEYDSVKRSAIQPADNFYSRNEHDLFSNPPNIMDGREMGRKGPREDVWPARQNSNNSGHFDLSVGSPAKQTVIAGDAGNRRAGAHPVFGPGATNNPSMTLRNLILSPIKRPQLSRNRPQLFTL; translated from the exons GCACAGATGATGCCAATAAGATACTCAGCAATGATGGAGCATGTCCTATTTGtgatcaagtcctttcaaagag TCTCATGAAACCCGTGGACGTCAATCCCAATGATGAATGGGTCAAT ATGGCCATGGCAGGGGTATCTCCACAGATAT TGATGAAGAGTGCATATAGAAGTGTGATGTTCTACTTGGGGCAAAAAGAACTGGAGATGCAGTTTAAGATGAACAAGATTGTTGCTCAATGCCGGCAGAAATGTGAGATGATGCAAGAGAAGTTTACAGAAAAAATAGAACAGGTACATACTGCTTACCAAAAGATGGCCAAGAAGTGCCAGATGATGCAACAGGAAATTGAGAGCTTAACCAAGGACAATCAAGAACTTCAGGAAAAATTTGCTGAAAAATCCAG GCAGAAGAGAAAATTGGATGAAATGTATGACCAGCTGAGGAATGAGTATGACTCGGTGAAGCGATCTGCCATACAGCCTGCAGACAACTTTTATTCCAGAAATGAGCATGATTTGTTCTCGAACCCACCTAATATAATGGATGGCAGAGAAATGGGCAGAAAAG GACCAAGAGAGGATGTCTGGCCAGCAAGGCAGAATAGCAACAACTCTGGTCACTTTGATCTGTCCGTCGGCTCACCAGCGAAACAAACAGTCATTGCAGGGGATGCTGGAAACAGAAGGGCTGGTGCTCATCCTGTTTTTGGACCTGGTGCTACTAATAACCCATCCATGACTTTGAGGAACTTAATACTGTCTCCAATAAAGCGGCCTCAGCTCTCACGTAACCGCCCCCAACTATTCAC gtTGTAG
- the BZIP113 gene encoding E3 ubiquitin-protein ligase CCNB1IP1 homolog isoform X1, with product MRCNACWREVEGRAISTTCGHLLCTDDANKILSNDGACPICDQVLSKSLMKPVDVNPNDEWVNMAMAGVSPQILMKSAYRSVMFYLGQKELEMQFKMNKIVAQCRQKCEMMQEKFTEKIEQVHTAYQKMAKKCQMMQQEIESLTKDNQELQEKFAEKSRQKRKLDEMYDQLRNEYDSVKRSAIQPADNFYSRNEHDLFSNPPNIMDGREMGRKGGLVFTPATPGPREDVWPARQNSNNSGHFDLSVGSPAKQTVIAGDAGNRRAGAHPVFGPGATNNPSMTLRNLILSPIKRPQLSRNRPQLFTL from the exons GCACAGATGATGCCAATAAGATACTCAGCAATGATGGAGCATGTCCTATTTGtgatcaagtcctttcaaagag TCTCATGAAACCCGTGGACGTCAATCCCAATGATGAATGGGTCAAT ATGGCCATGGCAGGGGTATCTCCACAGATAT TGATGAAGAGTGCATATAGAAGTGTGATGTTCTACTTGGGGCAAAAAGAACTGGAGATGCAGTTTAAGATGAACAAGATTGTTGCTCAATGCCGGCAGAAATGTGAGATGATGCAAGAGAAGTTTACAGAAAAAATAGAACAGGTACATACTGCTTACCAAAAGATGGCCAAGAAGTGCCAGATGATGCAACAGGAAATTGAGAGCTTAACCAAGGACAATCAAGAACTTCAGGAAAAATTTGCTGAAAAATCCAG GCAGAAGAGAAAATTGGATGAAATGTATGACCAGCTGAGGAATGAGTATGACTCGGTGAAGCGATCTGCCATACAGCCTGCAGACAACTTTTATTCCAGAAATGAGCATGATTTGTTCTCGAACCCACCTAATATAATGGATGGCAGAGAAATGGGCAGAAAAG GTGGGCTGGTATTCACTCCTGCCACTCCAGGACCAAGAGAGGATGTCTGGCCAGCAAGGCAGAATAGCAACAACTCTGGTCACTTTGATCTGTCCGTCGGCTCACCAGCGAAACAAACAGTCATTGCAGGGGATGCTGGAAACAGAAGGGCTGGTGCTCATCCTGTTTTTGGACCTGGTGCTACTAATAACCCATCCATGACTTTGAGGAACTTAATACTGTCTCCAATAAAGCGGCCTCAGCTCTCACGTAACCGCCCCCAACTATTCAC gtTGTAG